The following proteins come from a genomic window of Bactrocera tryoni isolate S06 chromosome 1, CSIRO_BtryS06_freeze2, whole genome shotgun sequence:
- the LOC120766499 gene encoding uncharacterized protein LOC120766499 yields MLYRLVREVCFISSCFLGVTNAKFQNNFEHFPGLQSDIANFSHGVKILIERIQTENIFIGYFLLRKHPADCVDEDLPVHFALPFLQLNERNHVYVRSTGNSELMAILCIRQLIDKDFLLKFAKNLQHIRTRRILVIHNTKLEASTKSEIDTFLNYCMQLKFLNVILVHRDFTETNIFHSLNQFPHFKLETRDLRTKSPIYPNRLANVDKKKLRVLADQIEPITMLYEIGDSLILEGYIGYFIKAFAFKYNFRLWLPTMYEGTIVRVISMEEIRQATHNGSIDVGASLSTPQKESNVHEYIYPIEFFQWLTMLPMEPQLETYYFFSSIFSPASLISIFLFSYWVCVLYRVQLNLRRKTLYWDRALLVLFLIPWNLDLLRGLLNQSTAIRVNSATRRIIFILVFAQGGALNILFSIKMANWLTVPPHETPIESFDEVAERNLQIQIPEPDIAEIKFYCGETFWKQHKRLFHIVKSVDVFQENIRKMDTRYGYLINTLAWPIIEQRQKYFKHPLFRLSKSLYYTKGSLLSLPISENSMYKDLLSLFSLRSREAGLLEYWYKRTFYTMVSIGRFNLTDLSKNSRHEVLTLKEFEWVWITYSIVLTVSVKANVYVAIGDRQSAVDNPRCGMPYSQPAKTGYLPNSRGNSGSGGGGGDL; encoded by the exons ATGTTGTATCGACTGGTACGAGAAGTTTGCTTTATTAGCTCGTGTTTTTTAGGGGTGAcgaatgcaaaatttcaaaacaatttcgAACACTTTCCGGGTTTACAATCTGATATCGCGAATTTCTCGCATGGCGTCAAAATACTCATTGAGCGCATACAAACGGAGAATATATTCATTGGTTACTTTCTACTAAGAAAACATCCAGCCGATTGTGTGGACGAAGATTTACCAGTGCACTTTGCACTACCCTTTCTACAGCTGAACGAAAGAAACCATGTGTATGTACGAAGTACTGGCAATAGCGAATTAATGGCAATATTATGCATCAGACAACTCATCGATAAGGATTTCCTGCTGAAATTCGCTAAAAATTTGCAACACATACGTACCAGACGCATATTGGTTATACACAATACCAAACTAGAGGCGAGTACTAAATCGGAAATAGACACGTTTTTAAATTACTGCATGCAATTGAAATTTCTAAATGTCATACTCGTACATCGCGATTTTACAGAGACAAACATCTTTCATTCGCTAAATCAATTCCCTCATTTCAAGTTAGAAACTCGTGATCTTCGCACTAAATCGCCAATCTATCCCAATCGCTTGGCGAATGTCGATAAAAAGAAGTTAAGAGTATTAGCCGATCAAATAGAGCCGATAACCATGTTGTACGAAATCGGCGATTCCCTCATCCTAGAAGGCTACATTGGCTATTTCATAAAAGCTTTCGcctttaaatataattttcgtcTGTGGCTACCTACAATGTATGAAGGGACTATTGTGCGAGTTATTTCTATGGAAGAGATACGTCAGGCAACACACAACGGTTCAATCGATGTGGGCGCCAGCTTATCGACACCGCAGAAGGAATCAAACGTACATGAGTACATCTATCCGATTGAGTTTTTTCAGTGGTTAACCATGTTGCCGATGGAACCACAGCtggaaacatattattttttcagcTCCATCTTTAGTCCAGCATCTTTaattagtatatttttattctcttaTTGGGTATGCGTTCTTTATCGTGTGCAGTTGAATTTGCGACGTAAAACTTTATATTGGGATCGTGCTTTGTTAGTGTTATTTTTAATACCGTGGAATCTGGACTTACTGCGCGGATTACTAAATCAATCGACGGCCATACGCGTGAATTCCGCTACCCGACGCATAATTTTCATACTAGTTTTTGCGCAGGGTGGTGCTTTGAATATTCTATTCTCTATAAAAATGGCGAACTGGTTAACTGTGCCGCCACACGAAACACCAATTGAAAGTTTTGACGAAGTTGCTGAGCGCAATCTACAAATACAAATTCCAGAACCTGATATCGCTGAGATTAAATTCTATTGTGGTGAAACGTTTTGGAAACAACATAAGCGCCTATTCCATATAGTGAAATCGGTTGATGTGTTTCAGGAGAATATACGCAAGATGGACACACGTTACGGTTATTTGATAAACACTTTGGCTTGGCCGATAATCGAACaacgtcaaaaatattttaaacatccCTTATTTCGTCTATCGAAAAGTCTTTATTATACCAAGGGGTCATTACTCAGTCTGCCGATAAGTGAGAACTCCATGTACAAGGATCTGTTAAGTCTTTTCAGCTTGCGTTCGCGTGAAGCGGGCTTGTTGGAATATTGGTATAAAAGAACATTCTACACAATGGTCTCCATTGGGCGTTTCAATCTTACAGATCTTAGTAAGAATTCTAGACATGAAGTGCTGACCTTGAAAGAATTCGAATGGGTTTGGATCACCTATAGTATTG TACTCACTGTCAGCGTGAAGGCGAATGTGTACGTGGCGATCGGCGATCGACAGTCGGCAGTTGATAACCCCCGCTGTGGCATGCCGTACTCGCAACCTGCAAAAACAGGTTACCTACCAAATAGCCGTGGCAACAGTGgcagtggtggtggtggtggtgattTATGA
- the LOC120766496 gene encoding uncharacterized protein LOC120766496 — MEERFYGYFLFRNQPLHCVDKELPLNFALPSLQWNQSYSGYVRGTGNSMILSIICVQHLTDKDYLLKFAEDLQHLRKRRILAIYHRNFTTNALSEIETFFQYCQQVKFFNVILIHRDFANTHIYHSYNQFPEFELETRDMRNSISIYPNRLADVAETKLNILADQVEPNTMFYVSKRGTLYIAGYIGHFIAQFAERYNFQLWLPDNYNSTTEHAVYTEEIRQAARNGSIDVGASLLTPQKEMNVHGYIYPIEFFQWLTMMPVEPPLETYQFFILFFRPAVLAGLFFVIWLLCFVNAVQMELMYRGIHWNRTAILLLIIPWELNLLRGLLCQSTAIRAKCLSRRILFILIFLLGGMLGNFFSTNLVKWLTVPPHEEPIESFREAAKRNVKIQLAEPAISDVKFYRGEEFWKENSDAFHIVKTIDEYQANMRKMDTRYGYVMESLAWPIIEHRQRYFTHPLFRLSERLYYTKGSLLSLPISENCIYKDLLSDFYLRSRESGLLSHWRQS; from the exons ATGGAGGAGCGGTTTTACGGTTATTTCCTATTTCGAAATCAACCACTACATTGTGTGGATAAAGAGTTACCGTTGAATTTTGCACTGCCCTCCCTACAATGGAACCAGAGTTACTCGGGCTACGTACGGGGTACTGGTAATAGCATGATATTGTCGATAATTTGCGTGCAGCATCTCACCGATAAAGACTACTTGCTGAAATTCGCTGAAGACTTGCAACACTTACGCAAAAGACGCATTTTGGCTATATACCATAGGAATTTCACCACTAACGCTTTATCGgaaatcgaaacatttttcCAGTACTGCCagcaagtgaaattttttaatgtaatactTATACATCGGGACTTCGCCAATACACACATCTATCATTCGTACAATCAGTTTCCCGAATTCGAATTGGAAACACGAGATATGCGCAATAGCATAAGCATCTACCCGAATCGACTGGCCGACGTTGCGGAGACAAAGTTGAACATCTTGGCGGACCAAGTTGAGCCGAATACAATGTTTTACGTGAGCAAACGCGGTACACTTTATATAGCCGGTTATATTGGCCATTTCATAGCACAGTTTGCTGAGAGATATAATTTCCAGTTATGGTTACCAGATAACTATAATTCTACTACCGAACATGCTGTTTACACCGAGGAGATCCGGCAAGCGGCGCGTAACGGTTCAATTGATGTGGGCGCCAGTTTGTTGACACCACAAAAGGAAATGAATGTGCATGGTTATATTTATCCCATTGAATTCTTTCAATGGCTTACCATGATGCCGGTAGAACCGCCATTAGAAACTTATCAGTTCTTCATATTATTCTTCCGTCCCGCTGTTTTAGCTGGACTTTTCTTCGtcatttggttgttgtgctttGTTAATGCCGTGCAAATGGAACTGATGTACAGAGGCATACACTGGAATCGCACCGCAATATTACTGCTTATAATTCCCTGGGAACTGAACTTGTTACGTGGTCTGCTCTGTCAATCTACCGCTATACGCGCTAAATGTTTAAGTCGacgcattttatttatattaatttttttactcggTGGCATGTTGGGCAATTTCTTCTCGACCAATCTGGTGAAATGGCTAACGGTGCCACCACACGAAGAGCCGATTGAAAGTTTTCGTGAAGCCGCGAAACGTAATGTGAAAATACAACTTGCCGAACCAGCGATATCGGATGTTAAATTTTATCGTGGCGAGGAGTTTTGGAAAGAAAATAGTGACGCTTTTCACATCGTCAAAACGATCGATGAATATCAGGCGAACATGCGTAAAATGGATACACGTTATGGTTATGTGATGGAGTCGCTAGCTTGGCCAATTATTGAGCATCGCCAACGGTATTTCACACATCCATTATTTCGCCTGTCGGAACGACTTTATTACACAAAGGGCTCACTACTCAGCTTGCCCATTAGCGAGAATTGCATTTACAAAGACCTTTTGAGTGATTTCTATTTGCGTTCACGTGAATCTGGTTTACTAAGCCATTG GCGTCAATCTTAG
- the LOC120766508 gene encoding uncharacterized protein LOC120766508 yields MFYQLIRVLCFVGSWRLGVINANFQYNFEHFPVLQNETANFSRGISELNERIQTERAFVSYFLLRKHPADCVDEQLPTNFDLPFMQLNESERSYVRGTGNSFLLAILCLRQLNDKDFVLKFSADLQHIRTRRILVIHNKNLAQSTRPDIETFFRNCMQVKFLHVILVHRDFAETNIFHSFNQFPDLQVETRDLRATTPIYPNRLADVAKKKLRVLVDQIEPITMLYEIGDKLILEGYIGYFVKTFALRYNFKLWVPEEYESSIKRVISIEEIRQAARNDSIDLGASLSTPQKEENLHEYIYPVEFFQWLTMLPVEPHMETYYFFISIFTPTTLIGIFVITWCLCVVYVVQLKLKCQTLRWNRQFCLLVLMPWHLELLRGLLNQSTDMRLNSATRRIIFILVFTLGGALNNFFSTKMVNWLTLPPQKKPIKSFDDLTERNLQIQIAEPDIAEIKFYRGEQFWKKHAHNFKVVCTSDEFLGNIRNMDTRYGYLIDTLSWPIIAQRQMYFKHPLFRLSESLYYTKGSLLSLPISENSMYKDLLSEFVMRSRESGLLGYWYSRTFYTMVSIGRFNFTDLSTNQIHEILTLKEFEWVWIAYAVGVGFSGLVFMLECIWYYKV; encoded by the coding sequence ATGTTCTATCAGCTGATACGTGTATTGTGCTTCGTAGGCTCTTGGCGTTTGGGAGTGATCAatgcaaattttcaatacaatttcgAGCACTTTCCGGTTTTGCAAAACGAAACTGCGAATTTTTCGCGTGGCATCAGCGAGCTCAATGAGCGTATACAAACCGAGCGTGCATTCGTTAGTTACTTTCTGCTAAGAAAGCATCCAGCTGATTGCGTCGATGAACAGTTACCGACAAATTTCGACTTGCCATTCATGCAGCTGAACGAGAGTGAACGTTCGTACGTACGAGGTACTGGCAATAGCTTCTTATTGGCAATATTATGTCTTCGACAACTCAACGATAAAGATTTCGTGTTGAAATTCTCTGCGGATTTGCAGCACATACGCACTAGACGCATATTGGTTATacacaataaaaatttggcGCAGAGTACACGTCCCGATATCGAGACGTTCTTCCGTAATTGCATGCAAGTGAAATTTTTGCACGTTATACTCGTCCATCGGGATTTCGCTGAGACAAACATCTTCCACTCATTCAATCAATTTCCCGACTTGCAAGTGGAGACACGTGATCTACGTGCCACAACGCCAATCTATCCGAATCGCTTGGCGGATGTCGCCAAAAAGAAGCTGCGCGTATTGGTCGATCAAATAGAGCCGATTACCATGTTGTACGAGATCGGTGATAAACTTATTTTAGAAGGTTACATTGGTTACTTTGTAAAGACGTTCGCTTTGCGGTACAATTTTAAGCTATGGGTGCCGGAGGAATATGAGTCCAGCATAAAGCGTGTAATCTCTATTGAGGAGATACGACAGGCGGCGCGCAATGACTCGATAGATCTGGGCGCGAGCTTATCAACACCGCAAAAGGAGGAAAACTTGCATGAGTACATCTATCCGGTTGAGTTTTTTCAGTGGCTAACCATGTTGCCGGTGGAACCACACAtggaaacatattattttttcatatccaTATTCACTCCTACGACATTAATTGGTATATTTGTTATAACCTGGTGCTTATGCGTGGTCTATGTTGTACAGTTGAAACTGAAGTGCCAAACTCTTCGTTGGAATCGTCAATTTTGTTTGCTAGTTCTAATGCCTTGGCATCTTGAATTACTACGCGGTTTGCTAAATCAGTCAACCGATATGCGCTTGAATTCCGCCACTCGACGCATTATTTTCATACTAGTTTTTACTCTCGGTGGTgctctgaataattttttctccaCAAAAATGGTGAACTGGTTAACTCTACCCCCACaaaaaaaaccaattaaaagttttgacgATCTTACTGAGCGCAATCTGCAGATACAGATCGCCGAACCAGATATAGCTGAGATTAAATTCTATCGTGGTGAGCAGTTTTGGAAGAAGCATGCTCACAACTTCAAAGTGGTGTGCACGTCTGATGAGTTTCTTGGTAATATACGCAATATGGATACACGTTATGGTTATTTGATAGACACCTTATCTTGGCCTATAATCGCACAGCGTCAAATGTACTTTAAACATCCGTTATTTCGTTTATCCGAAAGTCTTTACTACACGAAGGGCTCACTACTCAGTTTGCCGATAAGCGAGAATTCCATGTACAAAGATTTGCTGAGTGAATTCGTCATGCGCTCACGTGAATCGGGCCTGTTGGGTTATTGGTATAGTAGAACATTTTACACAATGGTCTCCATTGGCCGTTTCAATTTTACAGATCTCAGTACGAACCAAATACACGAAATATTAACTTTGAAGGAGTTCGAGTGGGTTTGGATCGCGTATGCTGTTGGAGTTGGCTTCAGTGGACTCGTTTTTATGTTAGAATGCATCTGGTATTACAAAGTCTAA